TCAACTTTATAGAGTGCTAATAACAAATTACAAATTTAGGCAATTTTTAATCATTAATTAAAAGAAATATGCAACTAAAACCATTAGGCGACAATATCGTCGTTAAGGCGATTTCGCGAGAAGAAACAACCAAGTCAGGCATTATTCTGCCAGAAACTATAGATAAAGAAAAACCAGAACAAGGAGAAGTAATCGCGACGGGTCCTGGTAAAATAAAAGATGATGGCACCAGAGCTGCCATGGAAGTGAAGATTGGCGACCATGTACTATTTAAAAAATACTCACCTGACGAAGTGAAGATTGATCAAGAGAAAT
The Candidatus Komeilibacteria bacterium CG_4_10_14_0_2_um_filter_37_10 DNA segment above includes these coding regions:
- a CDS encoding co-chaperone GroES, translated to MQLKPLGDNIVVKAISREETTKSGIILPETIDKEKPEQGEVIATGPGKIKDDGTRAAMEVKIGDHVLFKKYSPDEVKIDQEKYLVLSQSDVIALIEK